One genomic window of Phalacrocorax aristotelis chromosome 23, bGulAri2.1, whole genome shotgun sequence includes the following:
- the ACBD4 gene encoding acyl-CoA-binding domain-containing protein 4 isoform X2 has product MEEAACGAQFRAAVQVIQGLPRSATTSRRRRGAAKAQGPASGTPSAGTSAAITRRDAWHSLGRMSKEEAMVAYVAEMKKVAQKIIDTVPMDETTEEMFGYFEPLYEVIHDMPRPPEAFFKRKGGSQEQTADPSQDDPASSPAPERPEDALPREQRNRQHVPGGGLSPTANALEGSQVTSDSEGDVYCDTLEQMEPEQAGQLLGLSLNGVQAGPEPPMPCSAGQGERAEGRRLEGRSSAGLAALGSKRDLQFTGGEQDIRSTLELATGLPVELDACVASTVRALQDDMRRVLERLSELETLASAQGDTAGPGPGQPLAEQAPSSWPLALSPRTLFFLITWPFVTQWLLRRWQGRKRPGPLPRGRGATTANCHRHSQDLASTAGTAKGPAIPGEQSVGSPPHPEWDPGGSPRYRTPTDGRTGCLLAPRPWVGGAGWPLSPETGCAKRLNIGTCLN; this is encoded by the exons ATGGAGGAGGCGGCTTGCGGGGCGCAGTTCCGCGCCGCCGTTCAGGTTATCCAAGGGCTGCCCCGGAGCG CTACTACAAGCAGGCGACGGCGGGGTGCTGCCAAGGCCCAAGGCCCGGCTTCTGGGACCCCATCGGCCGGTACAAGTG CCGCCATCACCCGCAGGGACGCCTGGCACAGCCTGGGGAGGATGTCCAAGGAGGAGGCGATGGTGGCTTATGTGGCCGAGATGAAGAAGGTGGCCCAAAAG ATCATTGACACGGTGCCCATGGATGAGACGACGGAGGAGATGTTTGGGTACTTCGAGCCCCTCTATGAGGTGATCCATGACATGCCCCGGCCCCCCGAGGCTTTCTTCAAGAGGAAAGGGG GCAGTCAGGAGCAGACGGCCGACCCCAGCCAGGACGACCCAGCGAGCAGCCCGGCTCCAGAGCGCCCCGAAGATGCCCTGCCCAGGGAGCAGCGCAACAGGCAGCACGTGCCAG GAGGTGGGCTGTCTCCCACCGCCAACGCGCTCGAGGGCAGCCAGGTGACCAGTGACTCCGAGGGGGACGTGTACTGCGATACCCTGGAGCAGATGGAGCCTGAGCAG gctgggcagctgctggggctctCCCTGAACGGTGTCCAGGCTGGGCCTGAGCCGCCAATGCCCTGCAGCGCTGGGCAGGGAGAGCGGGCTGAAGGCAGAAGACTAGAGGGGAGGAGCAGTGCTGGCCTCGCAGCCCTTGGCTCCAAGAGAG ATCTTCAGTTCACCGGGGGAGAGCAGGACATCAGGAGCACCCTGGAGCTCGCCACAGGGCTGCCAGTGGAGCTGGATGCCTGCGTGGCCAGCACGGTCCGAGCCCTGCAGGATGACATGCGGCGAGTGCTGGAGCGCCTGAGCGAGCTGGAGACGCTCGCCTCCGCACAG GGGGATACAGCTGGGCCCGGCCCTGGCCAGCCGCTTGCTGAGCAG GCACCATCCTCATGGCCCCTGGCCCTCTCTCCGCGGACCCTGTTCTTCCTCATCACCTGGCCCTTCGTCACCCAGTGGCTGCTGCGCcgctggcagggcaggaagAG GCCGGGACCCCTGCCCCGAGGGAGGGGAGCCACCACCGCCAACTGCCACCGTCACTCTCAGGATCTCGCCAGCACCGCCGGGACGGCAAAGGGACCGGCCATCCCCGGGGAGCAGAGCGTGGGATCGCCCCCACACCCCGAATGGGATCCAGGCGGGTCCCCTCGCTACCGCACAccgacggacggacggacgggcTGCCTGCTGGCACCGCGGCCCTGGGTGGGTGGTGCGGGATGGCCGCTGTCCCCAGAGACCGGGTGTGCAAAGCGCTTGAACATCGGAACCTGCCTGAATTAA
- the HEXIM1 gene encoding protein HEXIM1: protein MADAAPPEPGPEPEPEPRGEPEPQPQAEAERGEAAADGEAGRLPPPGAEEAEGAGGAEGRPAGTRTGGAARPGLGPRYRPSVGRTEEWPVKKKHRRRPSKKKRRWKPYSKLSWEEKQQFDERQSLRASRLRAEMFAKGQPVAPYNTTQFLMEDHDQEEPDLKTGLYPRRAAAKSDDTSEEDFLEEAAEEDGGSDGMGGDGSEFLQRDFSETYERYHVESLQNMSKQELVKEYLELEKCLSRMEEENNRLRMESKKHGGEAAETARVRQLELEVDRLRAENLQLLREKDLPGQEKSPCKLGE from the coding sequence ATGGCTGACGCGGCGCCCCCCGAGCCGGGGCCCGAACCAgagccggagccccgcggcgAGCCGGAACCCCAGCCTCAAGCGGAGGCCGAGCGCGGCGAGGCGGCGGcggacggcgaggccgggcggCTGCCGCCCCCCGGCGCGGAGGAGGCGGAGGGCGCGGGCGGCGCCgaggggcggccggcggggacGAGGACGGGCGGAGCGGCGCGTCCCGGCCTGGGCCCGCGGTACCGGCCGTCGGTGGGTCGCACCGAGGAGTGGCCGGTGAAGAAGAAGCACCGGCGGCGGCCGTCGAAGAAGAAGCGGCGCTGGAAGCCGTACTCGAAgctgagctgggaggagaagcagcagttcGACGAGCGGCAGAGCCTCCGCGCCTCCCGGCTGCGCGCCGAGATGTTCGCCAAGGGGCAGCCGGTGGCTCCCTACAACACCACCCAGTTCCTCATGGAGGACCACGACCAGGAGGAGCCCGACCTGAAAACCGGGCTGTAcccgcggcgggcggccgccAAGTCGGACGACACGAGCGAGGAGGATTTCCTGGAGGAGGCGGCGGAGGAGGACGGGGGCAGCGACGGGATGGGGGGGGACGGCAGCGAGTTTCTGCAGAGGGACTTCTCGGAGACCTACGAGCGGTACCATGTGGAGAGCCTGCAGAACATGAGCAAGCAGGAGCTGGTGAAGGAGTACCTGGAGCTGGAGAAGTGCCTCTCCCGCATGGAGGAGGAGAACAACCGGCTGAGGATGGAGAGCAAGAAGCACGGCGGGGAAGCGGCGGAGACGGCGCGGGTgcggcagctggagctggaggtggACAGGTTGCGAGCCGAGAACCTGCAGCTGCTGCGGGAGAAGGACCTGCCCGGGCAGGAGAAAAGCCCCTGCAAGCTGGGGGAGTGa
- the ACBD4 gene encoding acyl-CoA-binding domain-containing protein 4 isoform X3 → MEEAACGAQFRAAVQVIQGLPRSGSYRPSYEEMLRFYSYYKQATAGCCQGPRPGFWDPIGRYKWDAWHSLGRMSKEEAMVAYVAEMKKVAQKIIDTVPMDETTEEMFGYFEPLYEVIHDMPRPPEAFFKRKGGSQEQTADPSQDDPASSPAPERPEDALPREQRNRQHVPGGGLSPTANALEGSQVTSDSEGDVYCDTLEQMEPEQAGQLLGLSLNGVQAGPEPPMPCSAGQGERAEGRRLEGRSSAGLAALGSKRDLQFTGGEQDIRSTLELATGLPVELDACVASTVRALQDDMRRVLERLSELETLASAQGDTAGPGPGQPLAEQAPSSWPLALSPRTLFFLITWPFVTQWLLRRWQGRKR, encoded by the exons ATGGAGGAGGCGGCTTGCGGGGCGCAGTTCCGCGCCGCCGTTCAGGTTATCCAAGGGCTGCCCCGGAGCG GTTCGTACCGGCCCTCCTATGAGGAGATGCTGCGTTTCTACAGCTACTACAAGCAGGCGACGGCGGGGTGCTGCCAAGGCCCAAGGCCCGGCTTCTGGGACCCCATCGGCCGGTACAAGTG GGACGCCTGGCACAGCCTGGGGAGGATGTCCAAGGAGGAGGCGATGGTGGCTTATGTGGCCGAGATGAAGAAGGTGGCCCAAAAG ATCATTGACACGGTGCCCATGGATGAGACGACGGAGGAGATGTTTGGGTACTTCGAGCCCCTCTATGAGGTGATCCATGACATGCCCCGGCCCCCCGAGGCTTTCTTCAAGAGGAAAGGGG GCAGTCAGGAGCAGACGGCCGACCCCAGCCAGGACGACCCAGCGAGCAGCCCGGCTCCAGAGCGCCCCGAAGATGCCCTGCCCAGGGAGCAGCGCAACAGGCAGCACGTGCCAG GAGGTGGGCTGTCTCCCACCGCCAACGCGCTCGAGGGCAGCCAGGTGACCAGTGACTCCGAGGGGGACGTGTACTGCGATACCCTGGAGCAGATGGAGCCTGAGCAG gctgggcagctgctggggctctCCCTGAACGGTGTCCAGGCTGGGCCTGAGCCGCCAATGCCCTGCAGCGCTGGGCAGGGAGAGCGGGCTGAAGGCAGAAGACTAGAGGGGAGGAGCAGTGCTGGCCTCGCAGCCCTTGGCTCCAAGAGAG ATCTTCAGTTCACCGGGGGAGAGCAGGACATCAGGAGCACCCTGGAGCTCGCCACAGGGCTGCCAGTGGAGCTGGATGCCTGCGTGGCCAGCACGGTCCGAGCCCTGCAGGATGACATGCGGCGAGTGCTGGAGCGCCTGAGCGAGCTGGAGACGCTCGCCTCCGCACAG GGGGATACAGCTGGGCCCGGCCCTGGCCAGCCGCTTGCTGAGCAG GCACCATCCTCATGGCCCCTGGCCCTCTCTCCGCGGACCCTGTTCTTCCTCATCACCTGGCCCTTCGTCACCCAGTGGCTGCTGCGCcgctggcagggcaggaagAGGTGA
- the ACBD4 gene encoding acyl-CoA-binding domain-containing protein 4 isoform X1 → MEEAACGAQFRAAVQVIQGLPRSGSYRPSYEEMLRFYSYYKQATAGCCQGPRPGFWDPIGRYKWDAWHSLGRMSKEEAMVAYVAEMKKVAQKIIDTVPMDETTEEMFGYFEPLYEVIHDMPRPPEAFFKRKGGSQEQTADPSQDDPASSPAPERPEDALPREQRNRQHVPGGGLSPTANALEGSQVTSDSEGDVYCDTLEQMEPEQAGQLLGLSLNGVQAGPEPPMPCSAGQGERAEGRRLEGRSSAGLAALGSKRDLQFTGGEQDIRSTLELATGLPVELDACVASTVRALQDDMRRVLERLSELETLASAQGDTAGPGPGQPLAEQAPSSWPLALSPRTLFFLITWPFVTQWLLRRWQGRKRPGPLPRGRGATTANCHRHSQDLASTAGTAKGPAIPGEQSVGSPPHPEWDPGGSPRYRTPTDGRTGCLLAPRPWVGGAGWPLSPETGCAKRLNIGTCLN, encoded by the exons ATGGAGGAGGCGGCTTGCGGGGCGCAGTTCCGCGCCGCCGTTCAGGTTATCCAAGGGCTGCCCCGGAGCG GTTCGTACCGGCCCTCCTATGAGGAGATGCTGCGTTTCTACAGCTACTACAAGCAGGCGACGGCGGGGTGCTGCCAAGGCCCAAGGCCCGGCTTCTGGGACCCCATCGGCCGGTACAAGTG GGACGCCTGGCACAGCCTGGGGAGGATGTCCAAGGAGGAGGCGATGGTGGCTTATGTGGCCGAGATGAAGAAGGTGGCCCAAAAG ATCATTGACACGGTGCCCATGGATGAGACGACGGAGGAGATGTTTGGGTACTTCGAGCCCCTCTATGAGGTGATCCATGACATGCCCCGGCCCCCCGAGGCTTTCTTCAAGAGGAAAGGGG GCAGTCAGGAGCAGACGGCCGACCCCAGCCAGGACGACCCAGCGAGCAGCCCGGCTCCAGAGCGCCCCGAAGATGCCCTGCCCAGGGAGCAGCGCAACAGGCAGCACGTGCCAG GAGGTGGGCTGTCTCCCACCGCCAACGCGCTCGAGGGCAGCCAGGTGACCAGTGACTCCGAGGGGGACGTGTACTGCGATACCCTGGAGCAGATGGAGCCTGAGCAG gctgggcagctgctggggctctCCCTGAACGGTGTCCAGGCTGGGCCTGAGCCGCCAATGCCCTGCAGCGCTGGGCAGGGAGAGCGGGCTGAAGGCAGAAGACTAGAGGGGAGGAGCAGTGCTGGCCTCGCAGCCCTTGGCTCCAAGAGAG ATCTTCAGTTCACCGGGGGAGAGCAGGACATCAGGAGCACCCTGGAGCTCGCCACAGGGCTGCCAGTGGAGCTGGATGCCTGCGTGGCCAGCACGGTCCGAGCCCTGCAGGATGACATGCGGCGAGTGCTGGAGCGCCTGAGCGAGCTGGAGACGCTCGCCTCCGCACAG GGGGATACAGCTGGGCCCGGCCCTGGCCAGCCGCTTGCTGAGCAG GCACCATCCTCATGGCCCCTGGCCCTCTCTCCGCGGACCCTGTTCTTCCTCATCACCTGGCCCTTCGTCACCCAGTGGCTGCTGCGCcgctggcagggcaggaagAG GCCGGGACCCCTGCCCCGAGGGAGGGGAGCCACCACCGCCAACTGCCACCGTCACTCTCAGGATCTCGCCAGCACCGCCGGGACGGCAAAGGGACCGGCCATCCCCGGGGAGCAGAGCGTGGGATCGCCCCCACACCCCGAATGGGATCCAGGCGGGTCCCCTCGCTACCGCACAccgacggacggacggacgggcTGCCTGCTGGCACCGCGGCCCTGGGTGGGTGGTGCGGGATGGCCGCTGTCCCCAGAGACCGGGTGTGCAAAGCGCTTGAACATCGGAACCTGCCTGAATTAA